From the Gammaproteobacteria bacterium genome, one window contains:
- the dnaK gene encoding molecular chaperone DnaK: protein MSKIIGIDLGTTNSCVAILEGGKPKVIENSEGTRTTPSIVAYTNDDEVLVGQSAKRQAVTNPKNTLYAVKRLIGRKYAEDMVQKDIKMVPYKIVPADNGDAWVDVNGKKMAPPEVSARVLMKMKKTAEDYLGHPVTDAVITVPAYFNDSQRQATKDAGRIAGLEVKRIINEPTAAALAFGLDKAGKGERKIAVYDLGGGTFDISIIEIADVDGEKQFEVLSTNGDTFLGGEDFDLRVIDYLCDEFKKEYGFDLHNDPLALQRLKEAAEKAKIELSSSQQTDVNLPYITADASGPKHLNVKMTRAKLESLVEDLIDKTIEPCKTAMKDAGVAPSDIGEVILVGGQTRMPKVQEVVKNLFGKEPRKDVNPDEAVAVGAAIQGGVLGGDVKDVLLLDVTPLSLGIETLGGVMTKLIEKNTTIPTKAQQIFSTAEDGQTAVTVHVLQGERERAAANKSLGRFDLADIPPAPRGMPQIEVTFDIDANGILNVSAKDKATGKQQSIVIKASSGLSEDEIKRMVKDAEAHAAEDKKFHEVVDARNHADSLIHAAQKSLKELGDKVAEGEKKDIEAAIEELKKVMDGDDKAVIEAKSQRLMELSGKIAERAYKQAAEAGAAAGSAPGAGAGDAQPKEGNVVDADFEEVKDDKKQ from the coding sequence ATGTCCAAGATTATCGGCATCGATTTAGGCACCACCAACTCCTGCGTGGCCATCCTGGAGGGTGGCAAGCCCAAGGTCATCGAGAACAGCGAAGGTACGCGCACCACGCCGAGCATCGTCGCCTACACCAATGACGATGAAGTGCTGGTGGGGCAGTCCGCCAAGCGTCAGGCGGTCACCAATCCCAAGAACACCCTGTACGCGGTCAAGCGGTTGATCGGCCGCAAGTACGCGGAGGACATGGTGCAGAAGGACATCAAGATGGTGCCCTACAAGATCGTCCCCGCGGACAACGGCGACGCCTGGGTGGACGTCAACGGCAAGAAGATGGCGCCGCCGGAGGTCTCCGCGCGCGTGCTCATGAAGATGAAGAAGACCGCCGAGGACTATCTTGGCCACCCCGTGACCGACGCCGTCATCACGGTGCCGGCCTATTTCAACGATTCCCAGCGGCAGGCGACCAAGGACGCCGGCCGCATCGCCGGACTCGAGGTCAAGCGCATCATCAACGAGCCCACGGCGGCCGCGCTCGCCTTCGGCCTGGACAAGGCCGGCAAGGGCGAACGCAAGATCGCGGTCTATGACCTGGGCGGCGGCACGTTCGACATCTCGATCATTGAAATCGCCGATGTGGACGGCGAGAAGCAGTTCGAGGTGCTGTCCACCAACGGCGATACCTTCCTCGGCGGCGAGGACTTCGACCTGCGCGTCATCGACTACCTGTGCGATGAATTCAAGAAGGAATACGGCTTCGATCTGCACAACGACCCACTGGCCCTCCAGCGCCTGAAGGAGGCGGCGGAGAAGGCCAAGATCGAGCTGTCCTCGAGTCAGCAGACCGACGTCAACCTGCCGTACATCACGGCCGACGCCAGCGGTCCGAAGCATCTCAACGTCAAGATGACGCGGGCGAAGCTCGAGTCGCTGGTCGAGGATCTGATCGACAAGACCATCGAACCCTGCAAAACCGCGATGAAAGACGCGGGTGTCGCGCCCTCCGACATCGGCGAGGTGATCCTCGTCGGCGGCCAGACGCGCATGCCCAAGGTGCAGGAGGTCGTCAAGAACCTGTTCGGCAAGGAGCCGCGCAAGGATGTGAACCCCGACGAGGCGGTGGCGGTCGGCGCCGCCATTCAGGGCGGCGTGCTGGGCGGCGACGTCAAGGACGTGCTGCTGCTCGACGTCACGCCGCTGTCGCTCGGCATCGAGACGCTGGGCGGCGTGATGACCAAGCTCATCGAGAAGAACACCACCATCCCGACCAAGGCGCAGCAGATATTCTCCACCGCCGAGGACGGCCAGACGGCGGTGACGGTGCACGTGCTGCAGGGCGAACGCGAGCGCGCGGCGGCCAACAAGTCGCTGGGCCGCTTCGACCTGGCGGACATCCCGCCGGCGCCGCGCGGCATGCCGCAGATCGAGGTCACCTTCGACATCGACGCCAACGGCATTCTCAACGTATCGGCGAAGGACAAGGCCACCGGCAAGCAGCAGTCCATCGTCATCAAGGCCTCCAGCGGCCTGTCGGAGGACGAGATCAAGCGCATGGTCAAGGACGCCGAGGCGCACGCGGCCGAGGACAAGAAGTTCCATGAGGTGGTCGACGCCCGCAACCATGCCGACAGTCTGATCCACGCCGCGCAGAAGTCGCTGAAGGAACTGGGAGACAAGGTCGCGGAGGGCGAGAAGAAGGACATCGAGGCGGCCATCGAGGAATTGAAGAAGGTCATGGACGGTGACGACAAGGCGGTGATAGAAGCCAAGTCGCAGCGCTTGATGGAACTGTCCGGCAAGATCGCCGAGCGGGCCTACAAGCAGGCGGCGGAAGCGGGCGCCGCCGCCGGATCCGCACCGGGTGCCGGGGCTGGCGATGCACAGCCGAAGGAGGGCAATGTGGTCGATGCCGACTTCGAAGAGGTCAAGGACGACAAGAAGCAGTAA
- the grpE gene encoding nucleotide exchange factor GrpE codes for MAKEKKHVTDIAAAAPMAEKPSDMVEDTPAAEEGRDIETLARELEEWRSRAAGYQNDLLRLAAELDNLRKRTQRDIENAHKYGQERLILEMLPVKDSMELGLTAAQAATEAAGLRAGMELTLKLFNTALEKLNVAEIYPLGEKFNPDLHQAISTQESDAESSTVLTVVQKGYTLNGRLLRPALVIVARGKVQE; via the coding sequence GTGGCTAAGGAAAAGAAGCATGTGACAGACATTGCCGCCGCGGCGCCGATGGCCGAGAAGCCATCAGACATGGTGGAAGATACGCCGGCCGCCGAAGAAGGCCGGGACATCGAGACCCTGGCCCGTGAATTGGAGGAATGGCGGTCCAGGGCGGCGGGCTACCAGAACGACCTGCTGCGTCTTGCGGCCGAACTGGACAACCTGCGCAAACGCACGCAGCGGGATATTGAGAACGCCCACAAATACGGGCAGGAACGCCTGATCCTGGAAATGCTGCCGGTAAAGGACAGCATGGAACTGGGCCTGACGGCGGCGCAGGCCGCCACCGAGGCCGCCGGCCTGCGCGCGGGGATGGAATTGACGCTGAAACTCTTCAATACCGCGCTGGAGAAGCTCAACGTCGCTGAAATTTACCCCTTGGGTGAAAAATTCAATCCCGATCTGCATCAGGCCATCAGCACCCAGGAATCCGACGCAGAGTCCAGCACGGTGCTGACCGTGGTACAGAAGGGTTACACGTTGAACGGCCGTTTGTTGCGCCCGGCGCTGGTCATAGTGGCCCGCGGCAAGGTTCAGGAATAA
- the hrcA gene encoding heat-inducible transcriptional repressor HrcA, translating into MSGSSIHRPPAPGVLSERALHLFRLLVERYIAEGQPVGSRTLAREANLTLSPATIRNVMADLEDLGLIHAPHTSAGRVPTVLGYRLFVDSIMTMRAPSAGEVERIHGDLEREADVQRLLLKTSDMLSEITRLASVVMIPRVEQRALRQVEFLPLSDNRVLAILIFNEREVQNRIIQTARAYSASELEQAANYLNQAFAGRDLLQVREDLLREMARNRAELDRHMQAAIEMAEKALVAEKSGDEYVVSGQTNLMAINDLSNIDKLRQIFEAFNQKRDILHLLDQAVNAHGVQIFIGEESGYDVLSDYSVVTAPYGSEDRVIGVLGVIGPTRMPYERVVPLVDLTAKVLGAALKTLT; encoded by the coding sequence ATGTCCGGAAGTTCCATTCATCGCCCCCCCGCGCCCGGCGTACTCTCGGAGCGGGCCTTACACCTGTTCAGGCTGCTCGTCGAGCGCTATATCGCCGAGGGCCAGCCGGTGGGTTCACGCACGCTCGCGCGGGAGGCGAATCTGACCCTGAGCCCGGCGACCATACGCAACGTCATGGCGGATCTGGAGGACCTGGGCCTCATTCACGCGCCTCACACCTCGGCCGGCCGTGTGCCAACGGTGCTGGGTTATCGCTTGTTCGTGGACAGCATCATGACCATGCGCGCGCCGTCCGCGGGCGAAGTGGAGCGCATCCACGGAGACCTGGAACGCGAGGCGGACGTGCAGAGGCTGCTGCTCAAGACCTCCGACATGCTGTCTGAGATCACCCGGCTGGCGAGCGTGGTGATGATCCCCCGGGTGGAGCAGCGGGCGTTGCGGCAGGTTGAATTTCTGCCGCTATCGGATAATCGCGTGCTCGCCATCCTGATTTTCAACGAGCGGGAAGTGCAGAATCGCATCATCCAGACCGCTCGCGCCTACAGCGCCTCCGAACTGGAACAGGCGGCGAATTATCTCAACCAGGCCTTCGCCGGACGGGATCTATTGCAGGTGCGCGAGGATTTGCTGCGGGAGATGGCGCGCAATCGCGCCGAACTGGACCGGCACATGCAGGCCGCCATCGAAATGGCGGAAAAGGCGCTGGTGGCCGAAAAATCCGGCGATGAATACGTCGTCAGCGGCCAGACCAACCTGATGGCCATCAATGACCTGTCCAATATCGACAAGCTGCGGCAGATCTTCGAGGCCTTCAACCAGAAGCGCGACATCCTGCACCTGCTCGATCAGGCCGTGAACGCCCACGGGGTGCAGATTTTTATCGGCGAGGAATCCGGTTACGACGTATTGAGCGATTACAGCGTGGTGACCGCGCCTTACGGCAGCGAGGACAGGGTCATCGGTGTTCTGGGCGTGATTGGGCCGACCCGCATGCCTTACGAGCGGGTGGTGCCATTGGTGGATTTGACCGCCAAGGTTCTGGGCGCGGCGTTGAAGACGCTGACCTGA
- a CDS encoding NAD(+) kinase produces the protein MFKRIGLYAKPDDPLILPALQAVMACLKRRRLETVLDETSAGLMGGSAGRLAGGGCDLVIVVGGDGTLLGAARALYQDDARLLGVNLGRLGFLADLTPGGLPQQLDAILDGSYAEEQRHLLRCELERGGRVVTESHALNDVVIQKWSTARLITLGTTIDGQLLHNQRSDGMIIATPTGSTAYAVSGGGPILHPRLPAWVIVPICPHTLTQRPIVVADSSRIEVTIHTRNLDDAHLNCDGEDLCALEPGDRVAITKHNRSIRLIHPAGHDHYATLRAKLHWGTDPC, from the coding sequence ATGTTCAAACGCATCGGACTTTATGCCAAGCCGGATGACCCCCTCATCCTGCCCGCACTCCAGGCCGTGATGGCCTGCCTCAAACGGCGGCGGCTGGAAACCGTGCTGGATGAGACCAGCGCCGGTCTCATGGGCGGCAGCGCCGGCCGGCTTGCAGGCGGCGGTTGCGATCTCGTGATTGTCGTCGGCGGCGACGGCACGCTGCTCGGCGCCGCCCGCGCCCTGTATCAGGACGATGCCCGTCTGCTCGGCGTCAATCTGGGGCGCCTGGGATTTCTGGCCGATCTCACCCCCGGCGGCCTGCCGCAACAGCTGGACGCGATTCTTGACGGTTCCTACGCGGAGGAGCAGCGCCATTTGCTCCGCTGCGAACTGGAGCGCGGCGGCCGGGTGGTGACCGAAAGTCACGCCTTGAATGACGTGGTGATCCAGAAGTGGAGCACCGCCCGGTTGATTACACTGGGCACGACCATCGACGGCCAGCTGCTGCACAACCAGCGCTCGGACGGGATGATCATCGCCACCCCCACCGGCTCCACGGCCTACGCCGTGTCCGGCGGCGGGCCGATCCTGCACCCCCGCCTGCCCGCCTGGGTCATCGTGCCCATCTGCCCACACACCCTGACCCAGCGCCCCATCGTGGTGGCCGACAGCAGCCGCATTGAAGTCACGATCCATACCCGCAACCTGGACGATGCGCACCTCAACTGCGACGGCGAGGACTTGTGCGCCCTTGAGCCCGGCGACCGGGTGGCCATCACCAAACACAACCGCAGCATCCGCCTCATCCATCCGGCGGGCCACGACCACTACGCCACGTTAAGGGCCAAGCTGCACTGGGGCACCGATCCGTGCTGA
- the recN gene encoding DNA repair protein RecN: MLRYLAIKNFALIAEVEMEFGPGMTVFTGETGAGKSILVEALGLALGDRADSSLVRTGSEQASINAVFAQPSNKEFQAWLMEQGVDANGDEIIIKRQFSADGRSRAFINGGPVPLQTLRSVGEQLADIHGQNEHHALLRREVQRDLLDGYASHPELMERVVAACRRVRETERALAEIDALAASEREVELLRYQLDELRALDLTPEEILRVESEHKRLAHAGRLMDAVRQALAALNDEDSCAEVVLERTHIELQALARLDPAIDEVTALLDQALIPLREAGHWLRRYLERLDADPDTVRQLDDTLGRLHDLARKHRVRMEDLPQQLAQIEQRLQLLEHHTEHRAKLNADLDAARQDYKNAAHTLHDSRLKAAKRLGKAVADSLQDLGMPGGRFAIDVALDADTLGPQGSDRVEFMVSANPGQPLKPLTKVASGGELSRISLGIQVISARHQTAPTLVFDEVDVGIGGGVAEIVGRLLRRLAARGQVLCVTHLPQVAAQAQAHLQIQKRIARNDTFVAIKPLGKNERVQEIARMLGGVTITPQTVEHAKAMLELAAA; encoded by the coding sequence GTGCTGAGATACCTGGCGATCAAGAATTTCGCGCTGATCGCGGAAGTGGAGATGGAATTCGGCCCCGGCATGACCGTGTTCACGGGAGAGACCGGCGCCGGCAAGTCCATCCTCGTCGAGGCCCTGGGACTGGCGCTGGGCGACCGGGCGGATAGTTCGCTCGTGCGCACCGGCTCGGAACAGGCCAGCATCAACGCCGTGTTCGCACAGCCGTCCAACAAGGAGTTCCAGGCGTGGCTCATGGAACAAGGGGTGGACGCGAATGGCGATGAGATCATCATCAAACGTCAGTTCAGCGCCGACGGCCGTTCACGCGCGTTCATCAACGGCGGACCCGTGCCCCTGCAAACGCTGCGCTCGGTGGGCGAGCAGCTGGCCGACATCCACGGCCAGAACGAGCATCACGCCCTGCTGCGCCGCGAGGTTCAGCGCGATCTGCTCGACGGATATGCCAGCCATCCCGAACTCATGGAACGCGTCGTGGCGGCCTGCCGCCGGGTCCGCGAGACGGAGCGGGCGCTGGCGGAGATCGATGCGCTCGCCGCCAGCGAGCGCGAGGTGGAACTGCTGCGCTACCAGCTCGATGAACTGCGCGCACTCGATCTTACCCCTGAGGAAATCCTGCGCGTGGAGAGTGAGCACAAGCGCCTGGCGCATGCCGGGCGTTTGATGGATGCCGTCAGGCAGGCGCTGGCGGCGCTGAACGATGAGGACAGCTGCGCCGAAGTGGTACTGGAGCGGACACACATCGAATTGCAGGCGCTGGCCAGGCTCGACCCCGCCATCGACGAAGTCACCGCCCTGCTGGATCAGGCGTTGATCCCGCTGCGCGAGGCCGGTCATTGGCTGCGCCGTTATCTGGAGCGCCTCGACGCCGACCCCGACACCGTGCGCCAGTTGGACGACACCCTGGGCCGGCTGCACGATCTGGCGCGCAAACACCGCGTGCGCATGGAGGATCTGCCGCAGCAATTGGCGCAGATCGAGCAACGCCTGCAATTGCTGGAGCATCACACCGAACATCGCGCGAAGTTGAACGCCGATCTCGACGCGGCCCGGCAGGACTATAAGAACGCCGCCCACACGCTGCATGACAGCCGGCTCAAGGCCGCCAAGCGGCTGGGCAAGGCCGTCGCCGACAGTTTGCAGGACCTGGGCATGCCCGGCGGACGGTTCGCCATCGACGTCGCGCTGGACGCAGACACCCTCGGCCCACAGGGTAGCGATCGCGTGGAATTCATGGTCAGCGCCAATCCCGGACAGCCTTTGAAACCCCTGACCAAGGTCGCTTCCGGCGGTGAATTGTCGCGCATCAGCCTGGGGATACAGGTCATCAGCGCCCGCCATCAGACTGCGCCCACCCTCGTGTTCGACGAAGTGGACGTGGGTATCGGCGGCGGCGTGGCGGAGATTGTCGGCCGCCTCCTGCGCCGCCTGGCCGCGCGCGGTCAGGTGCTCTGCGTCACGCACCTGCCACAGGTGGCGGCGCAGGCGCAGGCGCACCTGCAAATCCAGAAACGCATAGCCAGGAACGATACCTTTGTTGCAATCAAGCCGCTCGGCAAGAACGAACGCGTGCAGGAAATCGCGCGCATGCTGGGCGGTGTGACCATCACGCCGCAGACCGTCGAACACGCGAAAGCCATGCTCGAACTGGCCGCTGCCTGA
- the greB gene encoding transcription elongation factor GreB: MGRWRPPTSQSSPYITAEGYQALQAELRGLWERRAEVTRHLAAAAVEGDRSENAEYIYRKKELREIDRRIRYLQKRLPLLKVIARTPADMERVYFGAWVTLEAEDGSTTVYRIVGADETRDGENYLSVDSPLARQLLKKSPGEALMVKTARMTRRYLLMDIGYQPPPAKAG, encoded by the coding sequence ATGGGACGCTGGCGGCCGCCCACTTCACAATCCTCCCCCTACATCACCGCAGAGGGTTATCAAGCCTTGCAGGCGGAGCTCAGGGGTTTGTGGGAACGCCGCGCCGAGGTCACCCGGCATCTGGCGGCGGCGGCGGTCGAGGGCGATCGCTCCGAAAACGCCGAGTACATCTACCGCAAAAAGGAGTTGCGCGAGATCGATCGGCGCATCCGCTATCTGCAAAAGCGCCTGCCGCTGCTGAAGGTCATTGCCCGGACGCCGGCGGACATGGAACGCGTATATTTCGGCGCCTGGGTCACGCTCGAAGCGGAGGACGGCTCCACGACGGTCTATCGGATCGTCGGGGCGGATGAGACCCGCGACGGCGAGAATTATCTCAGCGTGGATTCCCCACTGGCCCGGCAACTATTGAAAAAAAGCCCGGGGGAGGCGTTGATGGTTAAAACCGCCCGCATGACCCGGCGCTATCTGCTCATGGACATTGGTTATCAGCCGCCCCCGGCCAAAGCGGGGTAG
- a CDS encoding serine/threonine-protein kinase: MNGIRNLENSTLAKYQVIKEIGKGNMGKVYLGHDPFVDRPVAIKVADQERLSSMEDGDLYKKLFFNEAQAAGMLKHPNITGIYDAGANDGVYYIVMEYVHGGQTLENFCDPQNLLPLNEVITITYKCAAALDYAHKKGVIHRDIKPRNILITEEHDVKITDFGIAVLPEDLGSTMVNHAGSPLYMSPEQIQDQDVTPQTDIFALGLVVYELLTGHHPFQSNNIEAIQHLILNGAIPPIKNYRNDVPDVLERIVHRALARDSRQRYKSAMDMAGDLSLVFDFIQPARESISRQEKFNAVRAQDFFRDFTDNEIWELINASQWLDLPPKSSVIIEGDVDKSFYVILSGAVEVMKSGIFVDTLVSGDCFGEMGFVSGRERTASISTREASTLIKVHSAQIERTSLNCQLRFHKLFLHTLIARLSRATDRIVRTGQPAAHEPSTHAAS, from the coding sequence ATGAACGGCATCAGAAACCTCGAAAACAGCACCCTGGCCAAGTACCAGGTCATCAAGGAGATTGGCAAGGGCAACATGGGCAAGGTCTATCTCGGCCACGATCCCTTCGTTGATCGACCGGTCGCCATCAAGGTGGCGGATCAGGAACGGCTGTCCTCCATGGAAGACGGCGACCTCTACAAAAAGCTTTTTTTCAACGAGGCCCAGGCGGCTGGGATGCTGAAACACCCCAACATCACCGGCATCTACGACGCCGGCGCCAACGACGGCGTCTATTACATCGTCATGGAGTACGTGCACGGCGGCCAGACGCTGGAGAATTTTTGCGATCCCCAGAACCTGCTGCCGCTCAACGAGGTGATCACCATCACTTACAAATGCGCCGCGGCGCTGGACTACGCCCACAAGAAAGGGGTCATCCATCGCGACATCAAGCCGCGCAACATCCTCATCACCGAGGAGCATGACGTCAAGATCACCGACTTCGGCATCGCCGTGCTGCCGGAGGATCTGGGCAGCACCATGGTCAACCACGCCGGTTCGCCCCTGTACATGTCACCGGAGCAGATACAGGATCAGGACGTCACGCCGCAGACCGATATTTTCGCGCTGGGACTGGTGGTCTATGAGCTGCTGACAGGCCATCATCCATTTCAATCCAACAACATCGAGGCCATCCAGCACCTCATCCTCAACGGCGCCATTCCCCCCATCAAGAATTATCGCAATGACGTGCCCGACGTGCTGGAACGCATCGTCCATCGCGCACTGGCCCGCGATTCGCGCCAGCGCTACAAGAGCGCCATGGACATGGCCGGGGATTTGAGCCTGGTGTTCGATTTCATCCAGCCGGCCCGGGAATCGATCTCGCGCCAGGAAAAATTCAACGCCGTGCGGGCGCAGGATTTCTTCCGCGATTTCACCGACAACGAGATCTGGGAATTGATCAATGCCAGCCAGTGGCTGGACCTGCCGCCCAAGAGCAGCGTCATCATCGAAGGTGACGTGGACAAATCCTTTTACGTCATCCTCTCCGGCGCGGTGGAGGTCATGAAGTCCGGTATATTCGTGGACACGTTGGTGAGCGGCGATTGTTTCGGCGAGATGGGCTTTGTTTCCGGGCGCGAGCGCACCGCCAGCATCAGCACGCGCGAGGCCAGCACGTTGATCAAGGTTCATTCGGCGCAGATCGAGCGCACTTCGCTCAACTGCCAGTTGCGTTTCCACAAGCTGTTCCTGCACACCCTGATTGCGCGCCTGTCGCGGGCGACTGATCGCATCGTCCGCACGGGCCAGCCGGCGGCCCATGAACCGTCAACCCACGCCGCCTCCTAA
- a CDS encoding ATPase, T2SS/T4P/T4SS family — MNRQPTPPPKRPAAVAAPAAQSAKPEGRLGLEQLLNWLLADKLILKQHIEQLRNAAPGRVEDTRHPLIRISEQGWVSATQPPYPLSLERLTRWLAERVGLPYLRIDPLKIDVEAVTKLVSQAYATRFSFLPIAVDAEAITVATAEPYLREWETELARILQHKIKRVIVNPKDVERYLKEFYGVSRSIFGATRTSSEASLAGNFESLTELGKIGEPDANDQHIVHLVDWLLQFAFEQRASDIHVEPRRELSRIRFRIDGMLHQVHELPTPIVTAITSRLKSLGRMDVADKRRPQDGRVKTKTPAGKEVEMRLSTMPTTFGEKLVLRIFDPQVLSRSFTELGFGEHEFASWQRMVENPHGFILVTGPTGSGKTTSLYCALKQLARPEYNVCSIEDPIEMVEPQFNQMQVQPAIDVDFATGVRTLLRQDPDIIMIGEIRDRETADVAIQAALTGHLVLSTLHTNDAPSAITRLIDIGVQPFLIGASLLGVVAQRLVRTLCSHCKKPGKLEWSGWQALTANIHVAAPKEVFLPVGCDECRHTGYLGRTGLYEILTMNREMRDMIRPHVDSGTLRDAAIRSGMRDLRQSGAEKIVAGITTLEEVLSVIPPQES, encoded by the coding sequence ATGAACCGTCAACCCACGCCGCCTCCTAAGCGCCCGGCCGCCGTCGCGGCGCCGGCCGCGCAATCCGCCAAACCGGAGGGCCGGCTGGGCCTCGAGCAACTGCTGAACTGGCTGCTGGCGGACAAGCTCATCCTCAAACAACACATTGAACAATTGCGCAACGCGGCGCCGGGTCGTGTCGAGGATACGCGCCACCCGCTCATACGCATCAGCGAACAGGGTTGGGTCAGCGCGACACAGCCCCCCTACCCGTTGAGCCTCGAACGGCTGACGCGCTGGCTCGCGGAGAGAGTGGGACTCCCCTATCTGCGCATCGACCCGCTCAAGATCGACGTCGAGGCCGTCACCAAGCTGGTGTCACAGGCCTATGCCACCCGCTTCAGCTTCCTGCCCATCGCGGTGGACGCGGAGGCCATCACGGTCGCAACCGCCGAGCCGTACCTGCGCGAGTGGGAGACGGAGCTCGCGCGCATCCTGCAGCACAAGATCAAGCGCGTCATCGTCAATCCCAAGGACGTCGAACGCTATCTGAAGGAGTTTTACGGTGTCAGCCGTTCCATTTTCGGCGCCACCCGGACCTCCAGCGAGGCATCGCTGGCCGGCAACTTCGAGTCGCTGACCGAACTGGGCAAGATCGGCGAGCCGGACGCCAACGATCAGCACATCGTGCATCTGGTCGACTGGTTGCTGCAATTCGCCTTCGAGCAGCGCGCCAGCGACATCCACGTCGAGCCGCGCCGCGAACTGTCCCGCATCCGCTTCCGCATCGACGGCATGCTGCATCAGGTGCACGAGTTGCCGACGCCCATTGTGACCGCCATCACCAGCCGCCTGAAATCGCTGGGCCGAATGGACGTCGCCGACAAGCGCCGTCCGCAGGACGGGCGCGTCAAGACCAAGACGCCGGCGGGCAAGGAGGTGGAGATGCGCCTGTCCACCATGCCGACCACCTTCGGCGAAAAACTGGTGTTGCGCATCTTCGATCCACAGGTCCTAAGCCGCAGCTTCACCGAGCTCGGATTCGGCGAGCATGAATTCGCCTCCTGGCAGCGCATGGTGGAAAACCCCCATGGTTTCATCCTGGTCACCGGCCCCACCGGTTCCGGCAAGACCACCTCGCTTTACTGCGCGCTCAAACAACTGGCGCGGCCGGAATACAACGTATGCAGCATCGAAGACCCCATCGAAATGGTGGAGCCGCAGTTCAATCAGATGCAGGTGCAGCCCGCCATCGACGTGGACTTCGCCACCGGCGTGCGCACGCTGCTGCGCCAGGACCCGGACATCATCATGATCGGCGAAATCCGTGATCGCGAGACCGCCGACGTCGCCATCCAGGCGGCGCTTACCGGCCACCTCGTGCTCTCCACGCTGCACACCAACGACGCCCCCTCCGCCATCACGCGGCTCATCGACATCGGCGTGCAACCGTTCTTGATCGGCGCCTCGCTGCTCGGCGTCGTGGCCCAGCGTCTGGTACGTACGCTTTGCAGCCACTGCAAGAAGCCCGGCAAACTGGAATGGAGCGGCTGGCAGGCGCTGACCGCCAACATCCACGTCGCCGCCCCCAAGGAGGTGTTCCTTCCGGTCGGCTGCGATGAATGCCGGCACACCGGCTACCTGGGCCGCACCGGACTTTATGAAATCCTCACCATGAACCGCGAGATGCGCGACATGATCAGGCCGCACGTGGACTCGGGGACGCTGCGCGACGCCGCGATCCGAAGCGGCATGCGCGACCTGCGCCAGAGCGGCGCTGAAAAGATCGTCGCCGGCATCACCACGCTGGAGGAAGTCCTTTCCGTCATCCCCCCGCAGGAATCCTGA